A portion of the Haliaeetus albicilla chromosome 5, bHalAlb1.1, whole genome shotgun sequence genome contains these proteins:
- the L2HGDH gene encoding L-2-hydroxyglutarate dehydrogenase, mitochondrial isoform X2, producing the protein MALDSPYTGIVNYKQVAQSYAEDFQEAGGTILTDFEVTNMEMAKESSSESEDGLKYPVIVRNSKGEEIYCRHIVTCAGLYSDRLSEISGCSPEPRIVPFRGDYLVLKPEKCYMVKGNIYPVPNPRFPFLGFHFTPRMDGSVWLGPNAVLAFKREGYKLFDFSTGDFLDAVMYSGLWKLVLRNLSYGLSEIYRACFLSAQVKQLQKFIPEVTINDVLRGPSGVRAQALDSDGNLVDDFVFDGGSGDIGSRILHVRNAPSPAATSSLAIAKMIADEVKQRFEL; encoded by the exons ATGGCCCTCGATTCTCCATATACTGGCATTGTGAATTATAAACAAGTGGCCCAGTCCTATGCTGAAGACTTCCAGGAAGCAGGTGGGACGATCTTGACTGATTTTGAAGTTACAAACATGGAGATGGCTAAAGAAAGTTCTTCAGAAAGTGAAGATG GACTAAAATACCCAGTCATTGTTAGGAACTCAAAG ggtGAGGAAATCTACTGTCGGCACATTGTGACCTGTGCAGGACTTTACTCAGACCGCCTGTCTGAGATCAGTGGCTGCAGCCCTGAACCTCGCATTGTACCCTTCCGTGGAGATTATTTGGtgctaaaaccagaaaagtGCTATATggttaaaggaaatatttatccG GTTCCCAATCCTCGGTTCCCTTTTCTGGGATTTCATTTCACGCCAAGAATGGATGGCAGTGTTTGGCTTGGTCCTAATGCAGTACTAGCCTTTAAGCGAGAGGGCTACAAATTGTTTGACTTCAGCACTGGAGACTTTTTAGATGCTGTAATGTACAG TGGGTTATGGAAGCTTGTGCTGAGAAACTTGTCTTACGGGCTGAGTGAAATATACAGAGCCTGTTTCCTTAGCGCACAGGTGAAGCAACTTCAGAAGTTCATCCCTGAGGTCACCATCAATGATGTACTGAG GGGTCCATCTGGAGTGAGAGCTCAAGCATTGGACAGTGATGGAAATTTGGTAGATGACTTTGTATTTGATGGAGGCAGTGGAGATATTGGAAGCAGAATTCTTCACGTCAGAAATgccccttctcctgctgctACCTCCTCCCTTGCCATCGCAAAAATGATTGCAGATGAAGTGAAGCAAAGATTTGAATTGTGA
- the L2HGDH gene encoding L-2-hydroxyglutarate dehydrogenase, mitochondrial isoform X1 — MAAAAGLLRRRAGGGGGAAAVWRAQRRQRSTFDVAVVGAGIVGLASARELVRRHPSLTFAVLEKEKELAHHQSGHNSGVIHSGIYYTPGSLKAKLCVQGAALCYEYCDQKGIPYKQCGKLIVAVEQDEIPRLKALYERGLQNNVRGLKLIGAKEIQAKEPFCRGLMALDSPYTGIVNYKQVAQSYAEDFQEAGGTILTDFEVTNMEMAKESSSESEDGLKYPVIVRNSKGEEIYCRHIVTCAGLYSDRLSEISGCSPEPRIVPFRGDYLVLKPEKCYMVKGNIYPVPNPRFPFLGFHFTPRMDGSVWLGPNAVLAFKREGYKLFDFSTGDFLDAVMYSGLWKLVLRNLSYGLSEIYRACFLSAQVKQLQKFIPEVTINDVLRGPSGVRAQALDSDGNLVDDFVFDGGSGDIGSRILHVRNAPSPAATSSLAIAKMIADEVKQRFEL; from the exons atggcggcggcggcggggctgctgcggcggcgggcgggcggcggtggcggggccgcggcggtgTGGCGGGCCCAGCGCCGCCAGCGCAG CACTTTCGACGTGGCGGTGGTGGGAGCGGGAATCGTGGGGCTGGCCTCTGCCCGGGAGCTCGTCCGGCGGCACCCCTCGCTCACCTTCGCCgtgctggagaaggagaaggagctAG CTCATCACCAGAGTGGACATAACAGTGGTGTGATTCACAGCGGAATTTACTACACACCTGGATCTCTGAAAGCTAAGCTGTGTGTGCAGGGTGCAGCCCTCTGCTACGAGTACTGTGACCAGAAGGGAATACCATATAAACAGTGTGGGAAG CTAATTGTAGCCGTTGAACAAGATGAAATTCCAAGACTCAAAGCTCTGTATGAAAGAGGGCTGCAGAACAACGTCCGAGGTCTGAAACTGATTGGAGCAAAAGAAATTCAAGCAAAAGAACCCTTCTGCAGG GGTCTGATGGCCCTCGATTCTCCATATACTGGCATTGTGAATTATAAACAAGTGGCCCAGTCCTATGCTGAAGACTTCCAGGAAGCAGGTGGGACGATCTTGACTGATTTTGAAGTTACAAACATGGAGATGGCTAAAGAAAGTTCTTCAGAAAGTGAAGATG GACTAAAATACCCAGTCATTGTTAGGAACTCAAAG ggtGAGGAAATCTACTGTCGGCACATTGTGACCTGTGCAGGACTTTACTCAGACCGCCTGTCTGAGATCAGTGGCTGCAGCCCTGAACCTCGCATTGTACCCTTCCGTGGAGATTATTTGGtgctaaaaccagaaaagtGCTATATggttaaaggaaatatttatccG GTTCCCAATCCTCGGTTCCCTTTTCTGGGATTTCATTTCACGCCAAGAATGGATGGCAGTGTTTGGCTTGGTCCTAATGCAGTACTAGCCTTTAAGCGAGAGGGCTACAAATTGTTTGACTTCAGCACTGGAGACTTTTTAGATGCTGTAATGTACAG TGGGTTATGGAAGCTTGTGCTGAGAAACTTGTCTTACGGGCTGAGTGAAATATACAGAGCCTGTTTCCTTAGCGCACAGGTGAAGCAACTTCAGAAGTTCATCCCTGAGGTCACCATCAATGATGTACTGAG GGGTCCATCTGGAGTGAGAGCTCAAGCATTGGACAGTGATGGAAATTTGGTAGATGACTTTGTATTTGATGGAGGCAGTGGAGATATTGGAAGCAGAATTCTTCACGTCAGAAATgccccttctcctgctgctACCTCCTCCCTTGCCATCGCAAAAATGATTGCAGATGAAGTGAAGCAAAGATTTGAATTGTGA
- the DMAC2L gene encoding ATP synthase subunit s, mitochondrial: MLLGKLAQPVCRLRKLPLPGGCRLFWGWLNAVFNKVDYERIQAVGPDRAASEWLLRCGALVRYQGYQKWQQDYNGLPTGPLGKYKIEAINATDSCIMYRGFDYLDGLEHVTEIKLQKCIYIQDECLQRLSETKNLQKSLLQLKIISCGNVTDKGIIALHKLTNLEYLYLSDLPGIREKETTVHILQQALPNLELELDLE, from the exons ATGCTGTTGGGGAAACTTGCGCAGCCGGTGTGCCGCCTAAGGAAGCTGCCGCTGCCGGGCGGCTGCAGGCTCTTCTGGGGATGGCTGAATGCCGTGTTCAACAA aGTGGACTATGAACGTATACAAGCTGTTGGGCCTGACAGGGCAGCTTCAGAATGGCTGTTGCGATGTGGTGCCCTGGTGCGCTATCAAGGCTATCAGAAATGGCAGCAGGACTACAACGGTCTCCCAACGGGGCCCTTGGGGAAATACAAGATAGAAGCAATTAATGCCACTGACTCTTGCATCATGTACAGAGGATTTGACTATTTGG ATGGTCTTGAACATGTTACAGAAATCAAGCTGCAGAAGTGTATTTACATACAGGATGAGTGTCTGCAGAGGCTCAGCGAGACGAAGAATCTACAGAAGAGTCTCCTCCAGCTGAAGATAATTTCCTGTGGGAACGTCACAGATAAAGGCATCATTGCACTTCACAAGCTGAC gaACCTTGAATATTTGTATCTGAGTGACCTTCCTGGaataagagagaaagaaaccaCTGTTCACATCCTTCAGCAGGCACTTCCAAACCTAGAGCTGGAGCTGGATTTAGAATAA